A stretch of Kaistella flava (ex Peng et al. 2021) DNA encodes these proteins:
- the radC gene encoding RadC family protein, protein MSIKYLAEDDRPREKFLLKGKNSLSDAELLAIIMGSGNREDSAVELGRKILTSVGNNWHNLSLLQISDLMKFKGIGEAKAISIAVALEIGRRRAAQEVPEKVQVTSSKESYKVLMPYLSDLQTEEFWAIYLNQNNRILGKSKLSSGGINQSVVDVRILFKTALEHLATGIIIAHNHPSGNLKPSSEDLKITKQIAEAGKILNIQLLDHLIIAQNAYLSFADENLL, encoded by the coding sequence ATGTCAATTAAATATCTGGCTGAAGACGATCGACCGAGAGAGAAATTTTTATTAAAAGGTAAAAATTCACTTTCAGATGCAGAATTGTTGGCGATCATCATGGGCAGCGGAAACAGAGAAGATTCAGCCGTAGAGTTAGGAAGGAAAATTCTAACTTCTGTCGGGAATAATTGGCATAATTTATCTCTATTGCAAATTTCAGATTTAATGAAATTTAAAGGAATAGGAGAGGCAAAGGCCATTTCAATTGCGGTAGCGCTCGAAATTGGCAGAAGAAGAGCGGCGCAAGAAGTTCCTGAAAAAGTGCAGGTAACCAGCAGCAAAGAAAGTTATAAAGTATTGATGCCTTATTTATCTGATTTGCAAACCGAAGAATTTTGGGCGATTTACCTTAATCAAAATAACAGAATTTTAGGAAAAAGTAAATTATCTTCCGGCGGAATTAATCAATCGGTTGTTGATGTACGAATTCTTTTTAAAACCGCTTTAGAGCATCTCGCTACAGGAATAATCATTGCTCATAATCATCCTTCAGGGAATTTGAAACCTAGTTCAGAAGACCTCAAAATCACCAAACAAATCGCAGAAGCAGGAAAAATTTTAAATATCCAATTGCTGGATCACTTGATTATTGCGCAAAATGCTTATTTAAGTTTTGCAGACGAAAATTTATTATGA
- a CDS encoding ABC transporter ATP-binding protein, with protein sequence MIKARNIHKSYGDLEVLKGVDVHILEGEVVSIVGESGAGKSTLLQILGTLDKPTNPKHFDTQIELAGQSFINMSDRQLSKFRNENIGFVFQYHQLLPEFTALENVLLPTRIAGKNEKESIDKAYSLFEDLNIAHRIHHRPNQMSGGEAQRTAVARALINSPKIIFADEPTGNLDSKNADDLHQLFFDLRDKYHQTFVIVTHNIHLADTTDRKLVMKDGQIIY encoded by the coding sequence ATGATTAAAGCGCGTAATATTCATAAATCCTACGGTGATTTAGAAGTGTTGAAAGGAGTTGATGTTCACATTTTAGAAGGTGAAGTAGTTTCGATCGTCGGTGAATCCGGCGCCGGGAAATCAACTTTATTACAAATTCTTGGAACACTTGATAAGCCGACTAATCCTAAACATTTTGACACTCAAATCGAATTGGCAGGGCAGTCTTTTATCAATATGAGTGATCGTCAATTGTCGAAATTTAGAAATGAAAATATTGGATTTGTTTTTCAATACCATCAACTTTTGCCTGAATTTACAGCTTTAGAAAATGTTTTATTGCCAACGAGAATTGCGGGTAAAAATGAGAAAGAATCGATTGATAAAGCCTATTCACTTTTTGAAGATTTAAATATTGCCCACAGAATTCATCATCGACCGAATCAGATGTCAGGTGGTGAAGCACAAAGGACGGCCGTAGCAAGAGCGTTGATTAATTCTCCAAAAATTATTTTCGCAGATGAACCCACGGGAAATTTAGATTCTAAAAATGCCGACGATTTACATCAACTTTTCTTTGATTTAAGAGATAAATACCATCAAACTTTTGTAATTGTAACTCACAATATTCATCTTGCCGATACTACTGATCGCAAACTGGTGATGAAAGACGGACAGATTATTTATTAG